TCCGCGTCACCAGAGTGCGAACGCCGGATCACGAGACCGTCTCGGTACCCAACACGGAGCTCACGAGCAACGCGATCACCCGACCCTACGGACGCGATCGGTATCGGATTACGGAGCGGGTGTACGTCGCTTACTACGAAGATACCGAGCGGGCGCTGCTGGAGCTCCAGCGGGTCGCGATCGACCACGAGTCGATCCTCGACGAGCCAGCGCCGAACGCGCGGATTCTCGAACTCGGGGAGAACGCGATCACGGTGCAGGCGGCGTTTTGGATCGGGGATCCGCGACGCAGAGACGTCCCCGTGGTTCGCTCCGACTTCCGCCGAGCGGTGAAGCATCGGTTCGACGAGGAAGGAATCACGATCGCACCCCCCTCTGCGCAGTTGCTCTCCGGGGAAGTCACCGTGGCGGATAGCGCGACAGAGTCACCGCCCCCGGACGGGTAGTGAGCGCTGAGAA
This genomic window from Natronomonas salsuginis contains:
- a CDS encoding mechanosensitive ion channel family protein, yielding MIGQSFPPDWLAGILSAYDQVLSELFWFVVGFGIIYFVGQVFLIPFATRVVRSRNRNNPTIETATKTYFRVVVIGFATLTGIIAAGYGRVLSESAVIIAALTFVLGIAGQQVFGSLISGMFLVADPDFNVGDWIEWPGGEGTVEAVDFRVTRVRTPDHETVSVPNTELTSNAITRPYGRDRYRITERVYVAYYEDTERALLELQRVAIDHESILDEPAPNARILELGENAITVQAAFWIGDPRRRDVPVVRSDFRRAVKHRFDEEGITIAPPSAQLLSGEVTVADSATESPPPDG